From Blastocatellia bacterium, a single genomic window includes:
- a CDS encoding universal stress protein, whose amino-acid sequence MSGGEVHISVVGVVLAAIFLASLGGMLWWMLHPPAPIGPAVARAYRGVSALKRILVPVKGTGYSDRAVELACRLGQEQQAELILTYVIEVPLSLPLNTPLDQEERRAREALERAVELVKLHNLKPIPVVRRDRDVGRGIVSVVADYDVDLVVIGLNPRRIAAGDSIGRGIETILRRAGVEVIIDMVPEE is encoded by the coding sequence ATGTCCGGAGGTGAGGTTCACATCTCGGTCGTCGGGGTGGTCCTGGCCGCGATTTTCCTCGCCTCCTTGGGAGGGATGTTGTGGTGGATGCTTCATCCGCCGGCGCCGATCGGACCAGCAGTGGCGCGCGCATATCGAGGGGTTAGTGCCCTTAAGCGCATCCTTGTCCCTGTGAAGGGGACCGGATATAGCGATCGTGCGGTTGAGTTGGCGTGCCGCCTTGGTCAGGAGCAGCAAGCCGAGTTGATTCTGACCTATGTGATCGAGGTGCCGTTGTCGCTGCCCCTTAACACGCCCCTCGATCAAGAGGAGCGACGCGCGCGCGAAGCCTTGGAACGCGCCGTCGAATTGGTGAAGCTTCACAATCTGAAGCCAATTCCCGTCGTGCGGCGCGATCGCGACGTCGGTCGAGGGATCGTGAGCGTCGTCGCCGATTACGACGTGGACTTGGTCGTGATCGGATTGAACCCGCGCCGCATCGCCGCGGGAGACTCCATCGGACGGGGAATCGAGACGATCTTGCGTCGCGCGGGCGTCGAGGTGATCATTGACATGGTCCCAGAGGAGTAA
- a CDS encoding NAD-binding protein — protein MRVVVVGYGRVGRRAVAELVERGHEVTLIDKEAIRLRGAVDLPRVRLIQGDGTDVDVQRQAGVDRADLFLALTREDNVNLMAAQVARLVFQVPRAIARVYEPSHRDVTDDGQLITVCPTLYTVEAIMQRVDELAAHPIPRPEISPAREPRVARPRADESRFILVVGAGKVGINLVRSLLGSGHEVALIERDVVYAAQLRTELECAVISGDGTLGPVLEEAGAGRARVFVAVTGNDENNLIACQLAKRMFRVPKTIARVSNPKNEPVMRQLGVDATVSSTAIIEQVIERELPTIPIRTLLNLHGGRAQIIEYVLGETCPVAGKALRDIAFPPDCNIVAIERAGTTLIPRGETRLEIGDMVVALVTQEREPELRRLLMG, from the coding sequence ATGCGAGTCGTCGTCGTCGGATACGGACGCGTAGGACGTCGCGCGGTCGCGGAGCTGGTGGAGCGCGGCCATGAAGTGACGCTGATTGACAAGGAGGCCATCCGGCTACGGGGCGCCGTTGATCTTCCCCGCGTGAGGCTCATCCAAGGGGATGGCACGGACGTGGACGTGCAACGCCAAGCGGGCGTGGATCGCGCTGATCTCTTCCTCGCGCTCACTCGCGAGGACAACGTGAACCTGATGGCTGCGCAAGTCGCCCGCTTGGTCTTTCAAGTGCCTCGTGCCATCGCTCGCGTCTATGAGCCGAGCCATCGGGACGTCACCGATGATGGACAGCTCATCACCGTTTGTCCCACGCTCTACACGGTCGAAGCCATCATGCAACGCGTGGATGAATTGGCCGCGCATCCGATTCCACGACCGGAGATCTCGCCCGCCCGCGAACCGCGTGTCGCGCGACCGCGAGCCGACGAGTCGAGGTTCATCCTCGTGGTCGGCGCGGGGAAGGTGGGCATCAATCTCGTTCGCTCGTTGCTCGGAAGCGGGCATGAAGTGGCACTCATCGAACGCGATGTGGTGTATGCGGCGCAATTGCGGACGGAATTGGAATGCGCCGTCATCAGCGGCGATGGGACCTTGGGGCCTGTCCTCGAAGAAGCCGGCGCTGGTCGTGCCCGCGTCTTCGTCGCCGTCACCGGCAATGATGAGAACAACCTGATCGCGTGTCAGCTCGCCAAGCGGATGTTTCGCGTCCCTAAGACGATCGCGCGCGTGAGCAACCCGAAGAACGAACCGGTGATGCGACAGCTCGGCGTGGATGCGACCGTCAGCTCGACGGCCATCATCGAGCAGGTCATCGAGCGCGAGTTGCCGACGATCCCCATCCGCACGCTCCTCAATCTGCATGGCGGGCGCGCGCAAATCATCGAATATGTGTTGGGCGAGACCTGTCCAGTCGCTGGGAAGGCGCTACGCGACATCGCCTTCCCTCCTGATTGTAATATCGTCGCCATCGAGCGTGCGGGCACGACGCTCATCCCCCGAGGAGAAACGCGGCTGGAAATCGGGGACATGGTCGTCGCCTTGGTCACCCAAGAGCGGGAGCCCGAATTGCGCCGCCTCTTGATGGGATGA
- the prmA gene encoding 50S ribosomal protein L11 methyltransferase: MKRSGMMGEFWAVRVRLREDLSELLFPLFSSAGTRGLAFSGSEDALELLAYFDAPQDAAWWASQMNAAMQRAGFSADRIAEICVEPVPIEDWASRWKEGYKPFPVGRRFLIAPSWDQPRETGDRCLIVIDPGMAFGTGTHETTQHCLLALEEYWTGRSLLDVGTGTGILAIAAARLHPQARIVALDIDPEACAVARENLERNGVRERVVLHCGTLEELPQERFEMVLANLTADVLVSLLPLFSHRLEPGGILVLSGLLEGDEEPFREALLVRAFRSLDVKRGGEWRTIVARYEPPSVLCTSGSD, from the coding sequence ATGAAGCGTTCGGGAATGATGGGCGAATTCTGGGCCGTGCGCGTTCGCTTGAGAGAGGATTTGAGCGAACTCCTCTTCCCCCTCTTCTCCAGCGCAGGGACGCGCGGGCTCGCATTCTCGGGAAGCGAAGACGCTCTTGAGCTGCTCGCCTATTTCGATGCTCCGCAAGATGCCGCGTGGTGGGCGAGCCAGATGAACGCGGCCATGCAACGCGCCGGGTTCTCGGCAGATCGAATAGCCGAAATCTGCGTCGAGCCTGTCCCGATCGAAGATTGGGCGAGCCGGTGGAAGGAGGGATATAAACCTTTCCCCGTCGGACGCCGATTTCTGATCGCGCCATCATGGGACCAGCCGCGGGAGACGGGAGATCGCTGTCTGATCGTGATTGATCCGGGGATGGCCTTCGGGACGGGCACGCATGAGACGACGCAGCACTGCCTGTTGGCGCTCGAGGAATATTGGACGGGGCGTTCCCTCCTCGACGTAGGGACTGGGACCGGTATCCTCGCCATCGCAGCCGCTCGCCTCCATCCTCAGGCGCGTATCGTCGCGCTGGATATTGATCCGGAGGCGTGTGCGGTCGCTCGCGAGAATTTGGAGCGCAATGGGGTCCGGGAGCGCGTCGTCCTGCATTGTGGGACGCTCGAAGAGCTGCCGCAAGAGCGCTTCGAGATGGTGCTCGCCAATCTCACGGCTGATGTGCTCGTGAGCCTTCTGCCCTTATTCTCGCATCGGCTCGAACCCGGGGGAATCCTCGTCCTCTCCGGTCTCCTCGAAGGCGATGAAGAGCCCTTTCGGGAAGCTCTCCTGGTGAGGGCCTTTCGCTCTCTCGATGTCAAACGGGGAGGGGAATGGCGAACGATTGTGGCGCGTTATGAGCCTCCATCGGTTTTATGCACCTCCGGAAGCGATTAG
- a CDS encoding 16S rRNA (uracil(1498)-N(3))-methyltransferase yields MSLHRFYAPPEAISQGVIRLDERESHHLRHVLRLKPGARVIVFDGTGIEYEGVVLETRERCASVSVRAQATPAVESPLELTLAQALTKGEKFDLVVQKATELGVHRIIPLLTRYVVMGTYAPGRLERWRRIALEAAKQSRRTRLVHIEEPQPVRDLLSRIHAPALFCAEREGVSLREIAKRWAEAPPQRLIVFIGPEGGWADEEIEAARKAGAIPLSLGPRILRTETAGLVVLSVAQFLWGDL; encoded by the coding sequence ATGAGCCTCCATCGGTTTTATGCACCTCCGGAAGCGATTAGCCAGGGCGTGATCCGACTCGATGAGCGAGAGTCGCATCACTTGCGCCATGTCCTGCGATTGAAGCCGGGAGCTCGCGTCATCGTCTTCGATGGAACGGGCATCGAATACGAAGGCGTTGTGCTGGAGACGCGAGAACGCTGCGCCTCGGTGAGCGTCCGCGCGCAGGCAACGCCGGCTGTCGAATCCCCCCTCGAGTTGACGCTCGCGCAAGCTCTCACGAAGGGCGAGAAGTTCGATCTCGTCGTGCAGAAGGCGACGGAGCTGGGCGTGCATCGCATCATTCCTCTGTTGACGCGCTACGTGGTCATGGGGACGTACGCGCCTGGGCGTTTAGAACGATGGCGACGCATCGCGTTGGAAGCCGCGAAGCAATCGCGACGGACGCGCCTCGTTCACATCGAGGAACCGCAGCCGGTGCGCGATCTGCTCAGTCGGATTCACGCCCCAGCGCTCTTTTGCGCGGAACGGGAAGGCGTGTCGCTTCGCGAGATCGCGAAGCGATGGGCTGAGGCCCCCCCACAACGTCTCATCGTCTTCATCGGCCCGGAGGGGGGATGGGCCGATGAGGAGATTGAAGCGGCTCGGAAGGCCGGGGCCATCCCCCTCTCGCTCGGCCCGCGCATCCTCCGCACAGAGACAGCCGGACTCGTCGTGCTCAGCGTGGCCCAATTCTTGTGGGGAGACTTGTGA